From a region of the Coprococcus comes ATCC 27758 genome:
- the yajC gene encoding preprotein translocase subunit YajC: MNAQMMILLYAVLLFVVIYFMMVVPGKKKNKKMQELHDSIKVGDEVLTMGGIIATVKERDGEILTVEIDPEKEICMKILVYSVSTIRK, translated from the coding sequence ATGAATGCACAGATGATGATTTTATTGTATGCGGTACTATTGTTTGTAGTGATCTATTTTATGATGGTAGTTCCGGGAAAGAAAAAGAATAAAAAAATGCAGGAACTCCATGATTCGATCAAGGTTGGAGATGAGGTTCTTACAATGGGAGGGATTATCGCAACAGTAAAAGAACGGGATGGTGAAATCCTTACAGTAGAGATTGATCCGGAAAAAGAAATCTGTATGAAAATTCTGGTCTATTCTGTATCTACGATTCGTAAATAA
- a CDS encoding M20 metallopeptidase family protein: protein MWKECEGLQEELVKMRRELHQIPEFGLDLPETQKYVTDKLDELGIPYKCSGTDSSIIAEIKGGQPGKTVALRADMDALKITEANDVDYKSKHEGLMHACGHDNHITMLLGAAKVLNAHKAEIKGNVRLLFQTAEELSKGAEIMIKDGAMDGVDAVFGQHIGSIINKDIPAGKVIITPGCCMASFDRFVIHVKGTGCHGSTPEKGTDPITMASHIVINLQEIIAREVSAVKAAVVTIGYFHGGVAYNAIPSEVEIEGTIRALEEPIRQYLAKRIEEIAKSTAATFRGTAEVEMDWGAPPVINNDEMAALVTEAAKEVVGEEDVVSKVPAPNMAGEDFAYYLQKAPGAFFFLSSSNPVKHTDVPHHNPHFNVDEDVLYKGSAMFVKIVEAYLK from the coding sequence ATGTGGAAAGAATGTGAAGGTTTACAGGAAGAACTCGTAAAAATGCGAAGAGAACTGCATCAGATTCCGGAATTCGGTCTTGATCTTCCGGAAACGCAGAAATATGTAACAGATAAACTGGATGAACTCGGAATTCCTTATAAATGTTCAGGAACAGACAGTAGTATCATTGCAGAGATCAAGGGCGGGCAGCCAGGTAAGACGGTTGCACTCCGTGCAGATATGGATGCACTTAAGATTACGGAGGCAAATGATGTCGATTATAAGTCCAAACATGAAGGTCTGATGCATGCCTGTGGACATGACAATCATATTACAATGCTTCTTGGAGCCGCAAAAGTTTTAAATGCACACAAAGCAGAGATTAAAGGAAATGTAAGGCTTTTGTTCCAGACAGCAGAAGAATTATCCAAAGGTGCAGAGATTATGATCAAAGATGGCGCAATGGATGGTGTAGACGCTGTATTTGGACAGCATATTGGAAGTATCATCAACAAAGATATTCCGGCAGGAAAGGTCATTATTACTCCTGGATGTTGTATGGCATCATTCGACAGATTTGTGATCCATGTAAAAGGAACTGGCTGTCATGGATCTACTCCGGAAAAAGGAACAGACCCGATTACAATGGCGTCTCATATTGTAATTAACCTGCAGGAAATCATTGCACGTGAAGTTTCCGCAGTAAAAGCTGCAGTTGTAACAATTGGTTATTTCCATGGTGGTGTTGCTTATAATGCAATTCCAAGCGAAGTAGAAATCGAAGGAACGATCCGGGCACTGGAAGAGCCAATAAGACAGTACCTTGCAAAACGAATTGAAGAGATTGCAAAGAGTACAGCGGCAACATTCAGAGGAACAGCAGAAGTTGAGATGGACTGGGGAGCACCTCCGGTAATCAATAACGATGAGATGGCAGCACTTGTAACTGAAGCCGCAAAAGAAGTTGTAGGTGAAGAGGATGTTGTAAGTAAAGTTCCGGCACCAAATATGGCAGGAGAGGATTTTGCATACTACTTACAGAAAGCACCCGGAGCATTTTTCTTCCTTAGTTCTTCTAATCCGGTAAAGCATACGGATGTTCCTCATCATAATCCACACTTTAATGTAGATGAAGACGTGCTCTACAAAGGATCAGCAATGTTTGTAAAGATTGTAGAAGCTTATCTGAAGTAG
- a CDS encoding DUF5058 family protein, with translation MDYVEISNSMIVYLLCGITVAIAFVQAVLYIRMAKKMTVKANIPATVPKTAFRVGLISAIGPALGVFIVMVGLMTSIGGPMAWQRLSIIGAAPTELTAATLGAEAAGAELGGAGFTLKVMAVSWFVMALNGAGWLVVTGLFTPALENLRTKMSGGDSKWLVVMSGACSLGIFGYLDVNEIGKGWGNAAAVAGGIIGMAILEKFVAKKVPKIREYNLGIAMIIGMLFAIIYDMAVGA, from the coding sequence ATGGATTATGTAGAGATTTCTAATTCAATGATCGTGTATTTGCTTTGTGGTATTACTGTAGCAATTGCATTTGTCCAGGCTGTTCTTTATATCCGAATGGCAAAGAAAATGACAGTGAAAGCAAACATTCCGGCAACAGTGCCGAAGACAGCATTCAGAGTCGGTCTCATTTCCGCAATCGGACCTGCACTTGGTGTATTTATCGTAATGGTTGGTCTTATGACTTCGATCGGAGGTCCAATGGCATGGCAGAGACTTTCCATCATTGGTGCAGCACCGACAGAGCTTACTGCAGCAACGCTTGGTGCTGAAGCGGCAGGCGCAGAGCTTGGAGGAGCTGGATTTACACTGAAAGTTATGGCTGTCAGCTGGTTCGTAATGGCACTCAACGGAGCCGGATGGCTGGTTGTAACGGGCCTTTTTACACCTGCACTTGAAAACTTAAGAACAAAGATGAGCGGTGGCGATTCAAAATGGCTGGTTGTAATGAGTGGAGCCTGTTCACTTGGTATCTTCGGTTATCTGGATGTCAACGAAATTGGCAAAGGATGGGGAAATGCAGCAGCCGTTGCCGGTGGTATTATCGGAATGGCAATCCTTGAAAAATTTGTAGCAAAGAAAGTTCCAAAAATCAGAGAGTACAATCTTGGTATTGCAATGATCATCGGAATGTTATTTGCAATCATCTATGATATGGCAGTTGGAGCATAG
- a CDS encoding PucR family transcriptional regulator → MTVEELLQLPTIKGLKLISGNLGVHREISTVTVVDTPDGFQWLKGNEVVITTTYALEKTPNSFLDFISKLLSRNISALIVKSDRYIKVIPENAKKLCDEKALPLIYCPAIYAFADIINPTLSGIISKQAEQLKESSKIHESFLELAINDRSIHQILQTLSTLIQEPTAYVDTVFHKVYFSENVSEDSLYLKGLSYEIILNEYREKYQCIDVVNKEQKFGYIMLLSDRSDRTYPDTDSNIYKTAIEYASIVIILRMQIRISNRMIEEKYYSSFVGDLMLNNVKTREEINTRAHLYGWNLDGGGFVAIIDINNIKKYYLRNLDTGTNEKLQKYTDQIFDTSIKYIKQAFPSTIYYSQSDFIAFLITGKLPVSARKTLADTFSQIQHSLLNAVPFTISMGVGMYVDDIINIHNSYQQAKQVIQTIYQIQQFNRLFFYDQIGIYRLLFSISSNNEAIEFCDKYVKPLQQYDDQHHANLIETLQSIINCGWNLKLASEKLFLHYNSVKYRFQKICDLLEIDLRDNSRHTEIELALKIYLIQKNQI, encoded by the coding sequence ATGACTGTCGAAGAACTATTACAACTGCCAACTATTAAGGGATTAAAACTTATTTCCGGAAATCTCGGTGTACACAGAGAAATCTCCACAGTAACCGTCGTTGATACTCCGGATGGCTTCCAGTGGTTAAAAGGAAATGAAGTTGTGATCACAACGACCTATGCCCTGGAAAAGACGCCTAATTCTTTTCTTGATTTCATCAGCAAGCTGTTGTCAAGAAATATCAGTGCACTAATTGTCAAATCGGACCGGTACATAAAGGTTATTCCGGAAAATGCCAAAAAACTTTGTGATGAAAAAGCTTTGCCACTGATCTACTGTCCGGCAATCTACGCATTTGCCGACATTATCAATCCAACCCTGTCCGGAATTATATCCAAACAGGCGGAGCAGCTAAAAGAATCTTCCAAGATTCACGAGAGTTTCCTGGAACTGGCAATAAATGACCGCTCTATCCATCAAATTTTGCAGACACTGAGTACTCTGATCCAGGAACCGACTGCCTATGTTGATACTGTTTTCCACAAAGTATATTTTTCTGAAAATGTAAGCGAGGATAGTCTTTATCTGAAGGGATTATCATATGAAATTATTTTAAATGAATACCGAGAGAAATATCAGTGTATCGACGTTGTCAATAAAGAGCAGAAATTTGGATATATTATGCTTCTTTCTGACCGTTCTGACCGGACATATCCGGATACTGACTCCAATATCTACAAAACAGCGATTGAATATGCCAGTATCGTAATTATCCTGCGTATGCAGATCCGAATCAGTAACCGGATGATCGAAGAGAAATATTACTCTTCTTTTGTAGGTGATCTAATGCTTAACAACGTCAAAACACGTGAAGAGATCAATACACGTGCCCATTTATACGGCTGGAATCTGGACGGCGGCGGATTTGTTGCGATCATCGATATAAACAATATTAAAAAGTATTATCTGCGTAATCTGGATACCGGAACAAATGAAAAGCTTCAGAAATATACAGACCAGATTTTTGATACTTCTATTAAGTATATCAAGCAGGCATTCCCTTCCACTATTTATTATTCACAGAGTGACTTTATTGCCTTTCTGATCACTGGAAAACTGCCTGTCAGCGCCCGTAAAACCCTTGCAGATACATTCAGTCAAATCCAGCACAGTCTGTTGAACGCCGTTCCTTTTACTATTTCAATGGGAGTTGGAATGTATGTAGATGACATTATCAATATTCACAACAGCTACCAACAGGCAAAGCAGGTCATCCAAACTATCTATCAGATTCAGCAATTTAACCGTCTGTTCTTTTATGATCAGATTGGAATCTATCGTTTATTATTTTCTATTTCATCCAATAACGAGGCAATTGAATTCTGCGATAAATATGTAAAGCCTCTGCAGCAATACGATGACCAGCATCATGCAAACCTGATTGAAACACTACAGTCTATCATCAACTGTGGATGGAATTTAAAGCTGGCATCTGAAAAGCTTTTTTTACATTATAATTCTGTGAAATATCGGTTTCAGAAAATTTGTGATTTACTTGAAATTGATTTGAGAGATAACTCCAGACATACGGAAATAGAACTTGCTCTTAAGATTTATTTGATTCAGAAAAATCAGATATAG
- a CDS encoding putative signal transducing protein, protein MNKEMKETLDKVAVYEEWVKQKALKAGNLAFASMFVISVLAIIIQMLLTVDIRLVLGETATALVGGTLYASIMVYNGIWDKCLPKSATIWRDFLTSVICAGIFTVIYGICLFKMGATETQVTRLALGFLIGITIVAFIVLRLLAFINRKRNQNSSNVQEKKETSLSKAEWTKIYNAQNIVETEQLVEMLKQNGIAAFSQEAGANVAMHGAPGFGIYGVDIFVKTDDAKKAVQLIKEINNQENEENF, encoded by the coding sequence ATGAATAAAGAGATGAAAGAAACATTGGACAAAGTTGCGGTGTATGAAGAATGGGTGAAACAAAAAGCATTAAAGGCTGGAAATCTTGCATTTGCATCAATGTTTGTGATTAGTGTGTTAGCGATTATTATTCAGATGTTATTAACGGTGGATATTCGCTTGGTTTTAGGAGAGACAGCAACTGCTTTAGTAGGAGGAACCCTGTATGCCTCTATTATGGTGTATAATGGAATATGGGATAAATGTTTGCCAAAAAGTGCTACTATATGGAGAGATTTTCTCACCAGTGTGATATGTGCAGGAATTTTTACAGTCATCTATGGCATATGTTTATTTAAAATGGGAGCTACAGAAACACAGGTAACACGATTAGCATTGGGATTTCTGATTGGTATTACTATTGTGGCATTTATTGTTCTTAGGCTCTTGGCATTTATTAATCGAAAAAGAAACCAGAATTCGTCAAATGTTCAGGAGAAAAAGGAAACTTCTCTATCTAAGGCAGAATGGACAAAAATTTATAATGCACAGAATATAGTAGAGACAGAACAACTTGTAGAAATGTTAAAGCAAAATGGAATAGCAGCTTTTTCACAGGAAGCAGGTGCGAATGTTGCAATGCATGGGGCACCTGGATTTGGAATATATGGTGTGGATATATTCGTGAAAACCGATGATGCAAAGAAGGCAGTACAGCTGATTAAGGAGATTAATAACCAAGAGAATGAAGAAAATTTTTGA
- a CDS encoding recombinase family protein, which yields MRLSRDDENYGDSVSIETQRTILQQYAKEQGLHVVGEYVDDGWSGTNFERPDFQRMMDDVEAGKVNCIVTKDLSRFGREHVMMDYYLEFLFPEKRVRYIAVAENEDTEKGLSDFVPFKNLFNEWFAKDTSRKVKAAFKAKFATGQRIGAYAPIGYRKHPEIKNKLIIDEETRWIVEKIFDLAIHGRGAASITRILIMEKVPTPGFINFQRDGTFANIYAGAPEEKSYAWTIAQVKSIMKDETYIGHTIHYRETNISFKNKRRVRKPQSEWVRVENTQEPIISEQVFRQVQEQIANRRRKCKDGTTQIFSGLVKCADCGWSLSYGENRQNSKPYGHYHCSKYGQGTRQCSMHYIRYDVLYAYVLSRLQYWSGLVQHDEERLLKRLLNATDKGQAAARKKQAAELKKAEKRKAEVDTLFARMYEDWAAGRITEYNFSMLSGKYQSEQAELDEKIERLQSAIATESQNAADAEKWIALMKECVNPTELTAELLNTLIEKIVVHEAVKGEDGSREQEVEIFYRFIGKID from the coding sequence ATGAGATTAAGCCGGGACGATGAAAACTATGGTGACAGCGTAAGCATTGAAACACAGCGGACAATCCTGCAACAGTACGCAAAGGAACAGGGACTTCATGTAGTCGGTGAGTATGTGGACGATGGCTGGTCGGGGACGAACTTTGAACGCCCGGATTTTCAGCGCATGATGGACGATGTGGAAGCCGGAAAAGTAAACTGCATTGTCACGAAAGACCTTTCCCGTTTCGGGCGGGAACATGTGATGATGGACTACTATCTGGAATTTCTGTTCCCGGAAAAACGGGTGCGCTACATCGCCGTTGCGGAGAATGAGGACACAGAGAAAGGGCTTTCCGATTTTGTCCCGTTCAAAAACCTGTTCAATGAATGGTTTGCGAAAGATACGAGCCGCAAGGTAAAGGCCGCTTTCAAAGCGAAGTTTGCCACAGGACAGCGTATCGGTGCCTATGCTCCCATCGGGTACAGGAAACACCCGGAAATCAAAAACAAGCTGATAATCGACGAGGAAACCCGCTGGATAGTGGAGAAGATTTTTGACCTTGCCATTCATGGCAGAGGGGCGGCCAGTATCACAAGAATACTGATTATGGAAAAGGTTCCCACACCGGGATTTATCAATTTCCAGCGTGATGGGACTTTTGCAAACATCTATGCGGGTGCGCCGGAGGAAAAAAGCTACGCATGGACGATAGCCCAGGTCAAGAGCATTATGAAAGATGAAACCTATATCGGCCATACCATCCACTACCGGGAAACGAACATTTCCTTTAAGAACAAGCGGAGGGTACGCAAGCCCCAAAGTGAATGGGTGCGGGTGGAGAATACGCAGGAGCCGATTATCAGCGAACAGGTTTTCCGGCAGGTACAGGAGCAGATAGCAAACCGCCGCAGGAAGTGCAAGGATGGTACAACGCAGATTTTTTCCGGATTGGTAAAATGTGCGGATTGCGGCTGGTCGCTGTCCTATGGGGAGAACAGGCAGAACAGCAAGCCTTACGGCCATTATCATTGTAGCAAGTACGGACAGGGCACACGCCAATGCTCCATGCACTATATCCGCTATGATGTGCTTTACGCCTATGTCCTCTCCCGTCTGCAATACTGGTCGGGGCTGGTACAGCATGATGAAGAACGGCTCTTGAAGCGGCTGTTAAATGCCACTGATAAGGGACAGGCCGCCGCAAGAAAGAAGCAGGCCGCAGAACTGAAAAAGGCAGAGAAGCGGAAAGCCGAAGTCGATACCCTGTTTGCCCGGATGTATGAGGACTGGGCGGCGGGGCGTATCACGGAATACAACTTCTCTATGCTGTCCGGGAAGTATCAAAGCGAACAGGCTGAACTGGACGAAAAGATTGAGCGGCTTCAATCTGCTATCGCCACTGAAAGCCAGAACGCCGCAGACGCAGAAAAATGGATTGCCTTGATGAAAGAGTGCGTCAATCCAACGGAACTGACCGCCGAACTTTTGAATACGCTGATTGAAAAAATCGTTGTCCATGAAGCGGTCAAAGGTGAGGACGGAAGCCGGGAACAGGAGGTAGAAATCTTCTACCGCTTTATCGGCAAAATTGATTAA
- the mobV gene encoding MobV family relaxase has translation MAQHAILRFEKHKGNPARPLEAHHERQKEQYASNPDIDTSRSKYNFHIVKPEGRYYHFIQSRIEQAGCRTRKDSTRFVDTLVTASPEFFKGKSPKEIQAFFQRAAAFLIGRVGRENIVSSVVHMDEKTPHLHLTFVPLTKDNRLCAKEIIGNRANLTKWQDDFHAYMVEKYPDLERGESASKTGRKHIPTRLFKQAISLSKQARAIEAALDGINPLNAGKKKEEALSMLKKWFPQMENFFGQLKKYKVTINDLLAENEKLEARAKASEKGKMKDTMERAKLKSELDNLQRLVDRIPPDILAELKRQQRHTVKER, from the coding sequence ATGGCACAACACGCAATTTTGCGGTTTGAGAAGCACAAGGGCAACCCGGCAAGGCCGCTGGAAGCCCATCACGAAAGACAGAAAGAACAATACGCCAGCAACCCCGACATTGACACAAGCCGGAGTAAATACAACTTCCATATCGTCAAGCCGGAGGGACGCTATTACCACTTCATTCAGAGCCGTATCGAGCAGGCCGGATGCCGGACGAGGAAAGACAGCACACGGTTTGTCGATACACTGGTAACTGCCAGCCCGGAGTTTTTCAAGGGGAAATCCCCAAAGGAGATACAGGCGTTTTTCCAGAGGGCGGCGGCTTTCCTCATTGGCCGGGTAGGACGGGAAAATATCGTGTCGTCGGTGGTACACATGGACGAGAAAACGCCCCACCTGCATTTGACCTTTGTTCCGCTGACAAAGGACAACCGCCTGTGTGCAAAGGAGATTATCGGCAACCGGGCAAACCTGACGAAGTGGCAGGACGATTTTCACGCCTATATGGTAGAGAAATATCCCGACTTGGAGCGTGGGGAGAGTGCCAGCAAGACAGGCCGGAAGCATATCCCCACCCGGCTTTTCAAACAGGCGATTTCCCTCTCCAAACAGGCCAGAGCCATTGAAGCCGCCCTTGACGGCATTAACCCGCTGAACGCCGGAAAGAAAAAAGAGGAAGCCCTCTCCATGCTGAAAAAGTGGTTCCCGCAGATGGAGAACTTCTTCGGGCAACTGAAAAAGTACAAGGTCACAATCAATGACTTGTTGGCGGAGAATGAGAAGCTGGAAGCAAGGGCAAAGGCCAGTGAAAAAGGCAAGATGAAAGATACGATGGAACGAGCAAAGCTGAAAAGCGAACTGGACAATTTACAGCGGCTGGTTGACCGTATCCCGCCGGATATACTGGCGGAACTGAAACGGCAGCAGCGGCACACGGTAAAGGAAAGGTGA
- a CDS encoding cysteine-rich VLP domain-containing protein, producing the protein MRDNPYKDLPPLERRPDGSLYRMTPAQRKQAASLIRRECCCCEDGNCIALDDGDTCTCPQTVSFSVCCKWFRWAVLPLDGTLEAEIFRDKDLKRCAVCGGVFVPKSNRAKYCPGCAARVHRRQKTESERKRRSAVDS; encoded by the coding sequence ATGAGAGATAACCCCTATAAAGACTTGCCGCCGCTGGAACGCAGGCCGGACGGTTCCCTTTACCGCATGACACCGGCGCAGAGGAAACAGGCGGCCAGCCTGATACGCCGGGAGTGCTGTTGCTGTGAGGACGGCAACTGCATTGCCCTTGACGATGGGGACACCTGCACCTGCCCGCAGACGGTTTCTTTCTCGGTCTGCTGTAAGTGGTTCCGCTGGGCGGTTTTGCCGCTGGACGGAACGCTGGAAGCGGAGATTTTCCGGGATAAGGACTTGAAACGCTGTGCGGTCTGCGGCGGCGTGTTCGTCCCCAAATCCAACCGGGCAAAATACTGCCCCGGCTGTGCCGCCAGAGTTCACAGGCGGCAGAAAACAGAAAGTGAACGGAAAAGGAGGTCTGCTGTGGACAGTTAG
- a CDS encoding helix-turn-helix domain-containing protein, translated as MALPGTPGQRISDLCNGNHITQKELAEKIGVSASQLSRIVSGETRTVSSDILIGVAKEFKVSTDYILGLSTVSVRKSYDISELGLSEGAVRGLVTGAVDVQILNRLLEHRNFPKLIDLIRIYFQDTAAKGIMARNQLIEMATASLSDLMKEHPEHRAEAKQDLQFLNAQKMGEHEAEIEKIKNVFLATLRDIKKDIDNGEQPGEAVTAAMFQAMRDALSEQKQNPLSIDDVTAMITGQIGQLAPMDEETADLFQQLAKKMMTQMSKDSDEKKGD; from the coding sequence ATGGCTTTACCCGGAACACCCGGACAGCGGATTTCCGATTTATGCAACGGGAACCATATCACACAAAAGGAACTTGCAGAGAAGATAGGCGTTTCCGCTTCCCAGTTGAGCCGCATTGTCAGCGGCGAAACGAGAACGGTCAGCAGTGATATTCTCATAGGAGTGGCAAAGGAATTTAAGGTATCGACAGACTATATACTGGGCTTGTCCACCGTGAGCGTCCGTAAAAGTTACGATATTTCTGAATTAGGTTTGTCAGAGGGAGCCGTGAGGGGGCTTGTGACGGGTGCTGTTGATGTGCAAATACTCAATCGCTTACTGGAACACAGGAATTTTCCCAAGCTGATAGATTTGATACGGATTTATTTTCAGGACACGGCGGCAAAGGGGATAATGGCACGTAACCAGCTTATCGAGATGGCAACGGCTTCCCTGTCCGACTTGATGAAAGAACACCCGGAACACCGGGCGGAAGCAAAGCAGGATTTACAATTTTTGAACGCCCAGAAGATGGGGGAACATGAAGCAGAGATTGAGAAAATCAAAAATGTGTTCCTTGCTACCCTGCGGGACATTAAGAAAGACATTGATAACGGAGAACAGCCGGGGGAAGCTGTGACCGCCGCTATGTTCCAAGCCATGCGGGACGCACTGTCGGAGCAGAAGCAAAACCCGCTTTCCATTGACGATGTAACAGCAATGATAACCGGACAGATCGGACAGCTTGCGCCGATGGACGAAGAAACTGCCGACCTATTCCAGCAGCTGGCGAAGAAAATGATGACGCAAATGTCAAAAGATAGTGATGAGAAAAAAGGAGATTGA
- a CDS encoding M28 family metallopeptidase — MKKILSCFLVCAFLCTGLYGCGSKKTELIEEAKDLTLSQEISITPEQNDYGIPAYNFLKHIQSNYPGRVAGTEKETEMAVFILSVLLNGGYAESDIAIESFEIDDSTPMMDEAIQNVFDGGEKSNSSQNILITKKGESEKTIIVGAHYDSAGTHGVDDNGSGVSVALENALRMVNTPTYYTIQYVFFGSEEPGMYGSRAYVESLSEKERENIILMINIDTVLAGDYLYLYGGKVNDNGTVDNTEAVFKAYEIVKEIGLNIQLPPDGNNDYPYPTGQKRSDHAPFNDIGIPYIYFEANNWENGSPVETEKNGLIMHTDMDDLDFIENEYSGRVQNTLSSYSTLLYSLLQENNWEQ, encoded by the coding sequence ATGAAAAAGATACTTTCATGCTTTTTAGTATGTGCTTTTTTATGTACGGGTTTATATGGGTGTGGTAGTAAAAAAACAGAGCTGATTGAAGAAGCCAAAGACCTAACACTTTCCCAAGAAATTTCGATAACCCCCGAACAAAATGATTATGGAATACCCGCATATAATTTTTTAAAACATATTCAATCAAACTATCCGGGGCGCGTTGCTGGCACTGAAAAAGAAACGGAAATGGCTGTATTTATTTTGTCCGTCCTCTTAAATGGTGGATATGCGGAAAGCGACATAGCTATAGAGTCTTTTGAAATAGATGATTCCACGCCTATGATGGATGAAGCCATACAAAATGTATTCGATGGAGGTGAAAAAAGTAATTCAAGTCAAAATATTTTGATAACCAAAAAAGGAGAAAGCGAAAAAACGATTATTGTTGGCGCACATTATGATAGTGCTGGAACACATGGTGTAGATGACAATGGCTCCGGCGTATCTGTTGCTTTGGAAAATGCCCTGCGAATGGTCAACACTCCAACATACTATACTATTCAATATGTATTTTTCGGTTCAGAAGAACCGGGAATGTATGGCTCAAGGGCATACGTTGAATCACTTTCCGAAAAGGAAAGAGAAAATATTATATTGATGATAAACATTGATACTGTCCTCGCTGGGGATTATCTTTATTTGTATGGCGGTAAGGTGAATGATAACGGCACTGTTGATAATACCGAAGCAGTATTTAAAGCCTACGAAATTGTTAAGGAAATTGGCTTGAACATACAATTACCACCAGACGGAAATAACGATTATCCCTATCCTACAGGTCAAAAAAGAAGCGACCACGCACCGTTTAATGACATAGGAATTCCGTACATATATTTTGAAGCAAACAACTGGGAAAATGGTTCTCCTGTCGAAACAGAAAAGAATGGATTGATAATGCATACAGATATGGATGATTTGGATTTTATTGAAAATGAATATAGCGGACGTGTCCAAAATACACTCAGCAGCTATTCAACATTATTATATTCTTTACTTCAAGAAAACAACTGGGAGCAATAA
- a CDS encoding DUF3784 domain-containing protein, with the protein MFYIYIIFDFAMAVIMLLFGIWFYRSKGQASKFLSGYNMKSAEERKKYDENAMCKAYGKRMMFMSIPFIAGMIIDIWHIGIGCLIAWVIWFVMFILLLMDRHKREG; encoded by the coding sequence ATGTTCTATATTTATATTATTTTTGACTTTGCAATGGCAGTGATTATGCTTTTATTTGGAATATGGTTTTATAGGTCAAAAGGACAAGCATCCAAATTCTTGTCTGGTTATAATATGAAATCAGCAGAAGAACGAAAAAAATATGATGAAAATGCTATGTGTAAGGCATATGGGAAGAGAATGATGTTTATGTCAATTCCTTTTATTGCTGGAATGATTATAGATATTTGGCATATAGGAATCGGTTGTTTAATTGCATGGGTGATATGGTTTGTTATGTTTATTCTGCTGCTTATGGATAGACATAAAAGAGAAGGTTAA
- a CDS encoding DUF3784 domain-containing protein, whose protein sequence is MKLADLATGSDWIVWIVFVIFAVLSIVLLSGHGSWFISGYNTASKEEKKKYDEKKLCRTMGVGMSIIAILALIMGLLENILPAFFVYIALGIIVVDVVVIIILENTLCKK, encoded by the coding sequence TTGAAATTAGCAGATTTAGCAACAGGTTCTGATTGGATAGTGTGGATTGTCTTTGTAATATTTGCTGTACTTTCTATAGTTTTACTTTCTGGACACGGAAGCTGGTTTATTTCTGGATATAATACAGCTTCAAAAGAAGAAAAGAAAAAATATGATGAAAAGAAGTTATGCAGGACAATGGGAGTTGGAATGTCTATTATAGCAATTCTTGCATTAATTATGGGCTTGCTTGAAAATATTTTGCCTGCATTTTTTGTATATATTGCATTGGGAATCATTGTAGTTGATGTCGTGGTTATTATCATTTTAGAAAACACACTATGCAAAAAGTAA
- a CDS encoding zinc ribbon domain-containing protein has product MRKCEKCGASMKLDLRLKVNGGGYGMVVRVDEKQKATTIDDVRVAVCPECGYTEMYLEDLTKLKS; this is encoded by the coding sequence ATGAGGAAATGTGAAAAGTGTGGAGCAAGTATGAAATTAGATTTAAGACTTAAAGTTAATGGCGGTGGCTATGGGATGGTTGTTCGTGTAGATGAAAAACAAAAGGCGACAACTATAGATGATGTTAGAGTTGCAGTCTGCCCAGAATGTGGTTATACAGAAATGTATTTAGAGGATTTAACGAAATTGAAATCTTAA